From Microthrixaceae bacterium, a single genomic window includes:
- a CDS encoding cysteine--tRNA ligase: protein MRLYDTARREIVPFEPGPVVTMYTCGITPYDATHIGHAATYLTYDVLQRRLRDRGHDTRCVRNITDVDDDLLRKARELGVHYLDLAAGEIARFDADVEALGLLPSWSEPRATSAISDIRGFIGMVLDRGHAYESGGAVYFDVASWPAFGEISHYDTTEMLDLAAQRGGNPDDPNKRNPLDFVLWQPSAPDEPAWESLWGPGRPGWHIECSALALRELGTTIDLHGGGSDLIFPHHECESAQSEAATGEPFVRHWMHQAMVRMDGEKMSKSLGNLVFVSELRKEWDPRAIRLATLAHHYRTPWEWHDEVMPQAAARLAAWEKAGSGDAALDEVRAALDSDLDTPAAVAAIDAAAATGSGVSTAARLLGVEMTMD, encoded by the coding sequence ATGCGCCTCTACGACACGGCCCGACGGGAGATCGTCCCGTTCGAACCGGGTCCGGTGGTCACGATGTACACGTGTGGCATCACCCCCTATGACGCCACCCACATCGGTCACGCCGCCACCTACCTCACCTACGACGTGCTCCAGCGTCGGCTTCGCGACCGCGGCCACGACACCCGCTGCGTCCGCAACATCACCGATGTCGACGACGACCTCCTGCGCAAGGCGCGGGAGCTGGGAGTGCACTACCTGGACCTGGCGGCGGGGGAGATCGCCCGATTCGATGCCGACGTGGAAGCCCTGGGTCTGTTGCCGTCGTGGAGCGAACCGCGGGCGACGTCGGCCATCTCCGACATCCGCGGGTTCATCGGGATGGTGTTGGACCGGGGCCACGCCTACGAGTCCGGCGGTGCCGTCTACTTCGATGTCGCCTCCTGGCCGGCCTTCGGTGAGATCAGCCACTACGACACCACCGAGATGTTGGACCTAGCGGCCCAGCGGGGCGGAAACCCTGACGACCCCAACAAGCGCAACCCCCTCGACTTCGTGTTGTGGCAACCGTCGGCCCCTGACGAACCGGCATGGGAATCGCTGTGGGGTCCGGGCCGCCCCGGCTGGCACATCGAGTGCTCGGCGTTGGCGCTGCGCGAACTGGGCACCACCATCGACCTGCACGGCGGTGGCAGTGACTTGATCTTCCCCCACCACGAGTGCGAGTCGGCCCAGTCCGAGGCCGCCACCGGAGAGCCTTTCGTGCGCCACTGGATGCACCAGGCCATGGTGCGGATGGACGGCGAGAAGATGTCCAAGTCGCTGGGCAACCTGGTGTTCGTGAGCGAGCTTCGCAAGGAGTGGGACCCTCGGGCCATCCGGCTGGCCACCCTTGCCCACCACTACCGGACGCCGTGGGAATGGCACGACGAGGTCATGCCCCAAGCGGCGGCCCGCCTGGCGGCTTGGGAGAAGGCCGGGAGTGGCGACGCTGCCCTCGATGAGGTGCGGGCCGCGCTCGACTCAGACCTGGACACCCCGGCCGCCGTTGCCGCCATCGACGCCGCAGCGGCCACGGGGAGTGGTGTATCGACCGCTGCCCGGCTTCTTGGCGTGGAAATGACCATGGATTGA
- a CDS encoding ABC transporter ATP-binding protein: MPDAVVPPEPAVELRGVSLVRDGQRILRDIDWTVEPGQRWVVLGPNGAGKTTLLRIASLWEHPTTGSVTVLGERLGHTDVRQLRTRIGVASPALADQFRPNLSVADVVMTGRRGALEPWWHTYDEIDRARTADALDAVGASALARQRFGTLSSGERQRVQLARTLATDPDLLILDEPTAGLDLGAREELVGRLGRLAADPQTPPVILVTHHVEEIPPGFTHAMLMRDGSTVTSGPLPTTITAKSLSKTFGITVELAVTDNRYRAWSTPDQPADAD, encoded by the coding sequence ATGCCCGACGCCGTCGTTCCCCCCGAGCCGGCCGTCGAGCTTCGCGGAGTGTCCCTGGTCCGCGACGGGCAACGGATCCTGCGCGACATCGACTGGACGGTGGAACCTGGGCAACGGTGGGTCGTGCTCGGTCCCAACGGGGCCGGCAAGACCACCCTGCTTCGGATCGCTTCCTTGTGGGAGCACCCGACAACCGGGTCGGTAACCGTGCTGGGCGAGCGTCTAGGCCACACCGACGTCCGCCAGCTCCGGACCCGCATCGGGGTCGCCTCCCCCGCTCTGGCCGACCAGTTCCGGCCCAACCTGTCCGTCGCCGATGTGGTGATGACCGGCCGCCGAGGCGCCCTGGAACCGTGGTGGCACACCTACGACGAGATCGACCGGGCCCGCACCGCCGACGCACTGGACGCGGTCGGAGCCAGCGCCCTCGCCCGCCAGCGCTTCGGCACCCTGTCCTCGGGTGAACGACAACGGGTTCAGTTGGCTCGCACCCTGGCCACAGACCCCGATCTGTTGATTCTGGACGAACCAACCGCCGGTCTCGACCTGGGTGCCCGCGAAGAGCTGGTGGGCCGACTCGGCCGCTTGGCGGCCGACCCCCAGACCCCGCCGGTGATCCTGGTCACCCACCACGTAGAAGAGATCCCACCAGGCTTCACCCACGCCATGTTGATGCGCGATGGCTCCACGGTTACATCAGGCCCACTCCCGACAACCATCACCGCCAAGTCCCTGTCCAAAACCTTCGGAATCACCGTAGAACTTGCAGTAACCGATAACCGCTACCGAGCCTGGTCAACCCCAGACCAGCCAGCAGACGCCGACTGA
- a CDS encoding RHS repeat-associated core domain-containing protein produces MAVTADGVDRVVTQEGGSTVRFSPDGSGGWVVPDRFSASLVAAPGGGWLFTRNHFERFRFDAAGRLVGFGDQFGNETTIARDGGGQALSMVDEANRQLVFGWNAGRLESVTDGTRSIGLVYDGAGDLVRFTDVGGGVWSYTYEGHRLKSMRKPRHDGGAAGDVVANTYDHLGRVATQTNENGELIRFEYFTPVRGATTITSGSGRKRIDYYNTAGVHTSTVSAPGTAVETVTTLVRDPDTLALEQVTSPSGVVVFENDARGNRVMARDASGRVTRWTYNLFDQVTSVSVGETGAPLLVSTVGVVTSTVAYNADGMPETVVEAAGTPDEAVSSLVYDPVHREDLREVVDGRGEHWLYTYDELTGDLVSVTDPEGNKTSMDYDSIGRLEWVVAPKGNLAGADPQLWKTTVVSDAFGRVIEETDPLGNRVKTGFDANGNMIRVETGLSATVTTGDVTTYGYDAVDRLTSVDPPGPGARTYSYDADGRRVGFVNELGEQGGAWAYGYDGLGRLVSQRDPAGEVTSYGWDGEGRLGTITQPGGNCAVSPKTGCVTYSYDPAGRPVGVDYADPGTPDVENITYDVIGRRTHASRGGDTEMWVWDQRSRLKSHTDVNGRSTGYGWDDMSNLTSISYPGQSTPVTRAFDGAGRMVSVTDWADRLTTFGYDQNSNWSETVFPVSSQNRDVYSFDRADRMVGVTWNRGSTMLGSLAYGPRDLKGQVTTVTGTGVVAGQNRSWSYDDRDRLTSTGTEGFGFDAATNLVDADGVLQVFDPAQRLCWTSQTVEGGDCGTTPEDATTFGYDARGNRTSMTFASGATATYGFDAENRMTSAVLPTTWQDDTVRQYVPVSATRVADSAAGTGTCDGVPCARIAAGDPVAVKVVGVGGVPATGVTAVVVSIVASGTTSDGWLEVNPAGDAAAGTLPLNAGQTSAQTVTAKVAANGTIVLASDVGVDVSVDVVGYFRAPSPWVPALNYWPVTPAVTAESVSGVGTCDGSPCGTLPAGETDIATAGHGGIPAAGVNAVTVSIVAQNSTGGHVRVAPNGIASAGELSWEAGSVGAAGVFTVPLTPDGSITLNTAGPTSIRVAVTGYWKIPTGTDTGLGLDLLDAPTRLVDTTNGTGTCDANPCGTLQAMNPVDVQVTGQGGLTGDITAVMVSVTAIDPTAAGVVGVGAQEGELDGGIVVFDPAQHASTTMIVALSDTGTITVGSWTETDVAIDVIGVFRAPTRTYRYEYDTTGMRTAKQLDNTAGAGAEWRKEHTWTAGTGLPLLLAEHQGGQSTYVIYGPGGTPIYQINKTGEVIYLHQDHQASTRLTTNANGTTRNTITYNAHGEITANTNWWLEQPLNGYTGQYHDTETGYIYLRARHYDPTTGQFTTLDPLVAITEEPYGYVYGNPSNFGDPLGLGIDLPGNFCIQYGPSDESCNTITDEIRDEHPEAAQEVVDFSSGVLEVNPITATTNAIGATNTGQCADEGSGWFKAGVMSMMLVDFLSFPVIGQGGGIVTHWGADSPWVMNGGKSFLNYLKSGMLGKAKYSSGVEKAMDASNLAWPKGWEWVKGFLGQRVVK; encoded by the coding sequence ATGGCGGTGACCGCCGATGGTGTGGATCGGGTGGTGACTCAAGAGGGCGGGTCGACGGTGCGGTTCTCGCCGGATGGTTCGGGTGGTTGGGTGGTGCCGGACCGGTTTAGCGCGTCGTTGGTGGCGGCGCCTGGTGGTGGCTGGTTGTTCACGAGGAACCATTTCGAGAGGTTCCGGTTTGACGCGGCAGGACGCCTGGTCGGGTTTGGTGACCAGTTCGGGAACGAGACCACCATTGCCCGTGATGGTGGTGGGCAGGCGTTGTCGATGGTGGACGAGGCGAACCGTCAGCTGGTGTTTGGTTGGAATGCGGGCAGGTTGGAATCGGTGACTGACGGAACTCGCTCGATTGGTTTGGTATATGATGGGGCTGGTGACCTGGTCAGGTTCACCGATGTTGGTGGTGGTGTTTGGTCGTACACCTATGAGGGGCACCGGTTGAAGTCGATGCGCAAACCTCGCCACGACGGTGGAGCGGCTGGGGATGTAGTTGCTAACACCTATGACCATTTGGGTCGTGTTGCTACCCAAACCAATGAAAATGGTGAGCTGATTAGGTTCGAATATTTTACGCCGGTGCGGGGTGCGACCACGATCACTTCAGGGTCGGGTCGTAAGCGAATCGACTACTACAACACTGCGGGTGTTCACACGTCCACGGTGTCGGCCCCCGGAACTGCAGTCGAAACGGTCACCACGCTGGTCCGCGATCCGGACACGTTGGCGCTTGAGCAGGTCACGTCTCCCAGCGGGGTGGTGGTGTTTGAGAATGATGCTCGTGGGAATCGGGTGATGGCCCGTGATGCGTCGGGTCGGGTGACGCGTTGGACCTACAACTTGTTTGATCAGGTGACGTCGGTGTCGGTGGGTGAGACGGGGGCCCCGTTGCTGGTGTCGACGGTGGGGGTGGTGACTTCGACGGTCGCCTATAACGCGGATGGTATGCCGGAGACGGTGGTGGAAGCCGCTGGCACTCCTGATGAGGCGGTGTCGTCGTTGGTGTATGACCCGGTTCATCGCGAGGATTTGCGTGAGGTGGTCGATGGTCGGGGTGAGCATTGGCTGTACACCTACGACGAGTTGACTGGTGATTTGGTGTCGGTGACGGACCCGGAGGGCAACAAGACGTCGATGGACTATGACTCGATCGGGCGTCTGGAGTGGGTGGTGGCCCCGAAAGGCAATTTGGCTGGCGCAGATCCGCAGTTGTGGAAGACGACGGTGGTGTCTGATGCGTTTGGTCGGGTGATCGAGGAGACCGATCCGTTGGGCAACCGGGTGAAGACAGGGTTCGACGCCAACGGGAACATGATCCGGGTGGAGACCGGCTTGTCAGCGACGGTCACCACAGGTGACGTGACCACCTATGGCTATGACGCCGTGGATCGGCTCACGTCGGTGGATCCACCCGGTCCCGGTGCCCGCACCTATTCCTATGACGCGGATGGTCGCAGAGTGGGGTTCGTAAACGAGTTGGGAGAGCAGGGCGGGGCTTGGGCCTATGGCTATGACGGTCTGGGGCGTTTGGTCTCGCAGCGCGACCCTGCCGGGGAGGTCACCTCCTATGGCTGGGATGGTGAGGGCCGGTTGGGGACGATCACCCAACCCGGCGGCAACTGCGCTGTCTCACCCAAGACCGGGTGTGTGACCTACTCGTATGATCCGGCGGGGCGTCCGGTTGGGGTGGATTACGCGGATCCTGGGACTCCTGATGTTGAGAACATCACCTATGACGTGATCGGCCGCCGTACCCATGCCAGTCGGGGCGGTGACACTGAGATGTGGGTGTGGGATCAGCGTTCCAGGTTGAAGTCCCACACCGATGTGAACGGCCGTTCCACTGGTTATGGCTGGGATGACATGTCGAACCTGACGTCGATCTCCTACCCCGGTCAGTCCACACCCGTGACGAGGGCCTTCGACGGGGCCGGCAGGATGGTGTCGGTTACGGATTGGGCGGACCGGCTCACCACGTTTGGTTATGACCAGAACAGCAACTGGTCCGAGACGGTGTTCCCGGTGTCGTCGCAGAACCGTGACGTGTACAGCTTTGACCGGGCAGATCGGATGGTCGGTGTCACCTGGAACCGCGGCTCGACAATGCTGGGCAGCCTCGCGTATGGGCCCCGCGACCTGAAGGGCCAGGTCACCACCGTCACCGGGACCGGCGTGGTCGCTGGTCAGAACCGGTCGTGGTCCTATGACGACCGGGACCGCCTCACTTCGACTGGGACGGAGGGGTTCGGGTTTGATGCGGCTACGAACCTGGTGGATGCGGATGGTGTGTTGCAGGTGTTCGACCCCGCCCAGCGCTTGTGTTGGACATCGCAAACCGTCGAGGGTGGTGATTGTGGGACCACACCTGAGGATGCGACCACCTTCGGTTATGACGCCCGCGGTAATCGGACGTCGATGACGTTCGCGTCGGGTGCGACCGCGACGTATGGGTTTGATGCCGAGAACCGCATGACGTCGGCGGTGTTGCCGACGACATGGCAAGACGACACTGTCCGCCAGTACGTCCCCGTTTCTGCTACCCGTGTCGCGGACAGCGCGGCGGGCACCGGTACTTGTGATGGGGTGCCGTGTGCCCGTATCGCCGCTGGTGATCCGGTGGCGGTGAAGGTTGTTGGTGTTGGTGGTGTCCCGGCTACGGGGGTGACGGCGGTGGTGGTGTCGATCGTCGCATCGGGCACCACATCGGATGGCTGGTTGGAGGTGAACCCGGCCGGGGACGCCGCGGCCGGAACCCTTCCACTGAATGCCGGGCAGACGTCGGCTCAGACGGTGACGGCGAAGGTCGCCGCCAACGGCACCATCGTGCTCGCTTCTGATGTTGGGGTGGATGTGTCGGTCGATGTGGTCGGCTACTTCCGGGCGCCGTCCCCGTGGGTTCCGGCGTTGAACTACTGGCCGGTTACTCCTGCTGTTACCGCCGAATCGGTCTCGGGTGTCGGGACTTGTGATGGTTCGCCGTGCGGGACCCTGCCTGCTGGTGAAACCGACATCGCGACCGCTGGTCACGGCGGCATCCCCGCTGCTGGGGTGAACGCGGTGACGGTGTCGATCGTGGCCCAAAACTCCACTGGCGGCCACGTACGGGTCGCCCCGAACGGGATCGCATCAGCGGGTGAGTTGTCGTGGGAGGCGGGGAGTGTCGGGGCTGCTGGTGTGTTCACGGTTCCGTTGACCCCGGACGGGTCGATCACTCTCAACACCGCTGGTCCCACCAGCATTCGTGTTGCGGTCACCGGGTACTGGAAGATCCCCACCGGAACCGACACCGGGCTCGGCTTGGATCTGCTCGATGCCCCCACCCGCCTCGTCGACACCACAAACGGCACCGGGACCTGTGACGCAAACCCGTGTGGCACTCTGCAAGCGATGAACCCTGTCGACGTTCAGGTCACCGGCCAGGGCGGACTCACTGGTGATATCACTGCGGTGATGGTTTCGGTGACCGCGATCGACCCGACCGCGGCTGGTGTCGTCGGTGTCGGCGCACAAGAGGGTGAGCTCGATGGTGGGATCGTGGTGTTCGACCCCGCCCAACACGCGTCCACCACCATGATCGTCGCCCTCTCCGACACCGGAACCATCACCGTCGGGTCATGGACCGAAACCGATGTGGCAATCGATGTGATCGGCGTGTTTCGGGCCCCGACCCGCACCTACCGTTACGAATACGACACCACCGGAATGCGCACCGCGAAACAACTAGACAACACGGCTGGTGCCGGTGCCGAGTGGCGTAAAGAACACACCTGGACCGCCGGAACCGGCCTCCCGCTACTGCTCGCGGAGCATCAAGGAGGCCAGAGCACGTATGTGATCTACGGTCCTGGTGGGACACCGATCTATCAGATCAACAAAACCGGTGAAGTCATCTACCTCCACCAGGACCACCAGGCCTCCACAAGACTCACAACCAACGCCAACGGCACCACCCGCAACACCATCACCTACAACGCTCACGGCGAAATCACCGCCAACACCAACTGGTGGCTCGAACAACCGCTCAACGGCTACACAGGCCAATACCACGACACAGAAACCGGCTACATCTACCTAAGAGCCCGCCATTACGACCCCACAACCGGCCAATTCACAACCCTCGACCCACTAGTCGCAATCACCGAAGAACCCTATGGATACGTCTACGGTAACCCATCCAATTTTGGTGATCCTTTGGGTCTAGGAATCGACCTGCCTGGGAATTTTTGTATTCAGTATGGACCATCGGATGAGAGCTGTAATACAATTACCGACGAGATACGAGATGAGCACCCTGAAGCGGCACAGGAGGTCGTAGATTTTTCGAGCGGGGTGCTCGAGGTAAACCCCATAACTGCGACTACGAACGCAATCGGGGCGACCAATACTGGCCAATGTGCGGATGAGGGCTCAGGCTGGTTTAAGGCGGGGGTGATGTCGATGATGCTTGTGGACTTCCTGTCCTTCCCTGTTATCGGACAGGGTGGTGGAATAGTCACTCATTGGGGGGCGGACTCACCTTGGGTTATGAATGGTGGAAAATCCTTCTTAAACTACCTGAAATCTGGAATGCTTGGGAAGGCGAAATACTCTTCGGGAGTAGAGAAGGCAATGGACGCGTCCAATCTGGCATGGCCGAAGGGGTGGGAATGGGTAAAGGGATTTCTTGGTCAGCGTGTTGTTAAATGA
- the npdG gene encoding NADPH-dependent F420 reductase: MQIGILGGTGPAGSALGVRLASVGFDVVIGSRSKYRAMEVVDKLHEQWPALNLSVTAGDNAAAAAADVVVIATPWDAAYGTATSVADALDGKVVICMANALTRIGKEFQPLVPPRGSVAASVQAAVPGCRVAAGFHHVPAKELGDLDHPIESDVLICSDFPDATEVTSAIVAAVPNMRPLDAGGLSQATPIESFTAVLLQLNVHYRTRVAVKFTGIPEPQPVGPAEASPEAATGTEEA; the protein is encoded by the coding sequence GTGCAGATCGGCATCCTTGGAGGTACCGGACCCGCGGGCAGCGCTTTGGGCGTGCGCCTGGCATCGGTGGGGTTCGACGTGGTCATCGGCTCTCGGTCCAAGTATCGGGCCATGGAGGTGGTCGACAAGCTGCACGAGCAGTGGCCAGCGCTGAACCTGTCGGTGACCGCCGGAGACAATGCCGCGGCCGCGGCGGCCGACGTGGTTGTCATCGCCACGCCGTGGGACGCCGCCTACGGCACCGCCACCTCGGTCGCCGACGCCCTCGACGGCAAGGTCGTGATCTGCATGGCCAACGCCCTCACCCGCATCGGCAAGGAGTTCCAACCTCTGGTTCCGCCCCGGGGTTCGGTGGCCGCCAGCGTGCAGGCCGCGGTGCCGGGCTGTCGGGTGGCGGCCGGTTTCCACCACGTTCCGGCCAAGGAGCTCGGGGATCTCGATCACCCGATCGAGTCCGACGTGTTGATCTGTTCGGACTTCCCTGATGCCACCGAGGTGACCTCGGCGATCGTGGCGGCGGTGCCCAACATGCGTCCGCTCGACGCCGGCGGCCTGTCCCAGGCCACCCCAATCGAGTCGTTCACCGCCGTTCTCCTCCAGCTCAACGTCCACTACCGGACCAGGGTGGCGGTCAAGTTCACCGGTATCCCCGAGCCGCAGCCGGTCGGTCCGGCGGAGGCCTCGCCCGAAGCCGCAACCGGGACGGAGGAGGCGTGA
- a CDS encoding ADP-ribosylglycohydrolase family protein has translation MLVELAIADAYGAGFEFRNGFYIRTFNRLDRYHRPALSLAKPGRYSDDTQMTLAITEALLSGELWSPDLIADSFVRVFKRDPRGGYAPRFGRFLQRVTDGDDFLARIRPQSDRSGAAMRAGPIGLIANVEELLWCAELQARVTHDTPGGVSSSMAAALMVHYFFYKIGAPDRLAEFVAEYVPGPWRMPWKGRVSMNGVDCVSAALTAVSRHRSLAELLRGCVDLGGDVDTVATIALASASWSVDYDNDIPTVLIEGLESGPFGIDYLKELDQQIMTLVW, from the coding sequence ATGTTGGTAGAGTTGGCGATCGCCGATGCCTATGGTGCTGGATTCGAGTTCCGAAATGGGTTCTATATACGTACGTTCAATAGGCTGGACCGATATCATCGGCCAGCCTTGAGTTTAGCTAAACCTGGTAGATACTCCGACGATACGCAAATGACACTTGCCATAACGGAGGCGCTCCTTTCTGGTGAATTGTGGTCACCTGATCTCATTGCTGACTCATTTGTTCGAGTTTTCAAGCGGGATCCCCGAGGTGGATATGCGCCTCGGTTCGGGCGCTTTTTGCAACGCGTCACGGATGGTGATGACTTCCTTGCACGAATTCGCCCCCAAAGTGATCGTAGTGGTGCAGCGATGCGAGCTGGTCCGATCGGTCTGATTGCCAATGTTGAGGAGCTGTTGTGGTGCGCTGAGTTGCAGGCGCGAGTTACACATGACACGCCAGGAGGCGTTTCCTCGTCCATGGCGGCAGCCTTGATGGTTCACTACTTCTTCTACAAGATTGGTGCGCCTGACAGATTGGCGGAGTTTGTTGCCGAGTACGTGCCAGGGCCCTGGAGAATGCCATGGAAGGGACGAGTGTCAATGAATGGAGTTGACTGTGTTAGCGCTGCGCTCACGGCGGTTTCACGACACCGATCGCTTGCTGAATTGCTGCGCGGGTGCGTCGACCTTGGCGGGGACGTCGACACAGTAGCGACTATTGCTCTCGCATCGGCATCCTGGTCAGTGGATTACGACAATGATATTCCAACAGTACTTATCGAGGGACTTGAATCAGGTCCATTTGGTATCGATTACCTCAAGGAGTTGGACCAGCAGATCATGACACTCGTTTGGTAG
- a CDS encoding 1-acyl-sn-glycerol-3-phosphate acyltransferase: MTSEDVGKLYPVAKAVLTPIFRAAWRFDLQGLENIPAAGPAILCPNHTSVLDSFFVPAMLPRRVSYVGKAEYMDDWKTRRLFPALGMIPIDRSGGDAAERALATAQRLLEQGELFGIYPEGTRSRDGRLYRGKTGPARLALRTGAPIIPIGIRGARDVMPPDAKFPRLRMPVTITFGRPIDVTRYMSRADDHMVLRQIIDEVMYEIRELSGQEYVNEYAAGRKPAPVEPVIDLRPTPEPAAEAELRPVPARNGSGGANGHTGTNGHNGHKNGHSEPVAAPANADGASDAEDSEFVRATRPRSSADVLRNPPRRAHLTT, translated from the coding sequence ATGACTTCGGAAGACGTAGGAAAGCTGTACCCGGTCGCCAAGGCCGTGCTCACACCGATCTTTCGCGCCGCTTGGCGGTTCGACCTCCAGGGTTTGGAGAACATTCCCGCGGCGGGGCCGGCCATTCTGTGCCCCAACCACACCTCGGTGCTGGACTCGTTTTTCGTTCCCGCCATGCTTCCACGACGGGTCAGCTATGTGGGCAAGGCCGAGTACATGGACGACTGGAAGACCCGCCGTCTGTTCCCGGCTCTGGGCATGATCCCCATCGACCGCAGCGGTGGAGACGCCGCCGAACGGGCACTGGCCACCGCTCAGCGCCTCCTCGAACAGGGCGAGCTGTTCGGCATCTACCCCGAAGGCACGCGGTCGCGTGACGGCCGTCTCTACCGAGGCAAGACCGGCCCGGCCCGGCTGGCGCTGCGTACCGGCGCACCGATCATCCCCATCGGAATCCGTGGCGCCCGAGACGTCATGCCGCCCGACGCCAAGTTCCCCAGGCTGCGAATGCCGGTGACCATCACCTTCGGGCGCCCGATAGACGTCACCCGCTACATGAGCCGAGCCGATGACCACATGGTCCTGCGCCAGATCATCGACGAGGTCATGTACGAGATCCGAGAACTGTCGGGTCAGGAATACGTGAACGAGTACGCCGCCGGCCGCAAGCCAGCCCCGGTCGAGCCGGTCATAGACCTTCGTCCCACGCCCGAACCGGCGGCAGAGGCCGAACTGCGCCCGGTACCAGCTCGCAACGGCAGCGGTGGAGCCAACGGCCACACCGGAACCAACGGCCACAACGGCCACAAGAACGGCCACTCCGAACCAGTGGCGGCTCCGGCCAACGCGGACGGCGCCAGCGACGCCGAGGACAGCGAGTTCGTACGAGCCACCCGGCCCCGGTCCTCGGCCGACGTGCTGCGCAACCCGCCGCGGCGAGCCCACCTCACCACCTGA